DNA from Podarcis muralis chromosome 13, rPodMur119.hap1.1, whole genome shotgun sequence:
ATTAGCAGGCACTACACATAGCACCTTTCAATGGTGGCCCTAGCTTACGGTCTCCCTCTCTGAACACATACAGGCAAACCTCTGAATGCTGTTTGTGCCAGCtgagaaggagaagagagatgggGGAGTCCAGCAAGTCCATATGCATGTCTCTAGCTGGCAGCTCTACTGACCCTGATGTCTGTGAGCTTccttgggatggggaagaagagagaaacaCCAGCTGTAGCTTATTGCTAcccgtgtctgtgtgtgtgtgtgtgtgtgtgtgtgtgtgtgtgtgtgttttctctgttGCTACTGTGGATAAGGGAGAGAAGTGTATTACGGTGAATGCTAGTGGGCATTCACTATACTGCTCAGGGTGAGAGCCTGGATAGTTTGGAGAGCAGGGGTAAAAGATGTTAAGTTACTCAAAAGCCTCAGGGTGAGAGTCTGTTGGCACAGAGTGAGCCCTCTTTGTGataggggggggggtgactgccAAAGTGGGGAAATGAGTTGAGAACTGTTGCTAAGACTTTTCATTCATTAATCTGTTTCAGTCTGTTTCTATCTAGGTGTTTGGTTAAATTTGAAATATTAAtttttactgctgttttgcttGTTTACCTTGACAAATTGTTGTTTATTGGACCTGCTTATAATTTTTGTATCctgtttttatctatttattttcatTACTTTGCTCCCCACTCTGGAACTGAAAAGTAAAAGTAATaagcaagtaaataagtaaatcagCAAATATGAGCCCTATAGTGTTAGCTTTAAAGGCAGACCTTTCTGTTCCAAGCTGCATTTAATCTATATTTTAGTGCTCTGTATTTAACTTCTATTTTCAATTTCTCATTATTGGCTTCCTTTATGTTTTAGTCCAAGTGTATTTTTAATAGATTGCAGCTTTCTAGATTAATATGCTGTGAGAGCCACCTGTAGGGACTTTGAATTAATTATAAATTATACAAATGATAAATGCAAATAGAATAAATTCCACATAAATCGTAAAGACTTGAGTCATCCCCACCTGCAAAGTTCCCCTCCTTCACTTACGTAgtcctttccttctttccataTATTGGAGAGATAAGGTGTGTGACAGAATCTGGATTTAAGAGTGGGATTTTATTATGCATGGACACTTAAACCTTCTGCTttttttcaaaaacttattaTTAATCAACaataaggcaaaggtaaaggtacccctgcccgtacgggccagtcttgccagactctagggttgtgcgctcatctcactctataggccgggagccagcgctgtccgcagacacttccgggtcacgtggccagcgtgacaagctgcatctggcgatccagcgcagcacacggaacgccgtttaccttcccgctagtaagcggtccctatttatctacttgcacccgggggtgctttcgaactgctaggttggcaggcactgggaccgaacgacgggagcgcacccctccgcggggattcgaaccaccgaccatgcgatcggcaagtcctaggcgctgaggttttacccacagcgccacccgcgtcccaatttaaTCAACAATACATGCTGCTAAATAATGGTAAGTTATTGTCTCAACTCTCAAGCATGCTTATTTTGCATGCCCAACCATTTGTACACCACATAGTGATTCTGAAGATCTCTGTGACTTAATCTCTGGAAGCAGCAAGTGGTCAGAGGGTGGGAAATCTCCTGCCACAGATCCCAGTCTGTTGGCAATGACTTCTAATTGGTGGCGCTCTGCTGCTGATTTCTCCCTGCTATAGACATTATCCTTCCAAGTTCTTGACCAAGATACTGgtaagaaggaaaggagggaggagaatcTGTAAACGTTAAGACTAAGAAATCCAACATGATCTGGGGTTTCTTAGCACATAAATCTAGACATGTATACAGTGCAAACTCACATCCTGTTGCAATCCTACACTTACTTGGGAGACTGGCATGGTCAAACACTGCATTTTGAGCATTAAGGAACTCTCCAGTAGTGGAATAACTTCTCCAACCTCTGGTACTGCTGGCAAAAAGGGTGGATGCTGAGAAATAGAGCTTTGAGGAAAATTCTAAAGCTCTCAGCAAAATACTCTCACATCTGGAAGGTTCACACTTATATTCATAACAGCATTTATCACTTTGGAGTATATCAGCCCACACAGAGCCTAAAAAGAGATAGAGCACAAGTAATACTGAAGTTGGTGTTTTACACCATATCCCAGGCACAAGACAAAGaaaatagagcaggggtcagcaacctttttcagcaggggccagtGCACcatccctcagaacttgtgggggggtggactatatttggggcgggtgaatgaattcctatgccccacaaaaaacccaaagatgcattttaaataaaagcacacattctactcatgtaaaaacactctgattcccggaccatctgcgggccagattgagaaggcaattgggccgcatctggcccctgggccttaggttgcctcacCCCTGAAATAAAGGGACAAATAGCCATCTTAAGTGGAGAGGCCTCGGTGAGGAAGCCAGTCTACAACATTCTTTCAGCTTCTTTTACATCCATCCTACCGAACACAAAAATTTCTCTATAGTAATTCTTAGCTCTTCTCCAGCTTTCATACCGTCACCAAAGCCCCTTTTATTTGTTTCAGTATAAATCTCAGGCCCCTATGTTGAAGTTTATCTACTGTTGTCATATCGCACTGCTCTGCTAGTTTCCTCCAAGTCCCAGTACTTGTTGATTTTCACTGTTCCCCTCCCCTATAACGCTTCAGTGCTCCGTACTATTTGGATATGGAATCTCTCTGAATTCAACAGGGGCTTGAAGCGGCTCGCCCCGTTCCATATTCACTACCACGTAAGCAGTCTGAGCACACAGCACCCCAGAGCTCAGGCTGGTCTCCAGCACCAGCTGCTGCTTTGCTGTCGATCTTGTTTCCTCCAGTTCTTTCAAAACAGCCTGAGCTGCCAGTCGGTGAACAGGAAGCCTGTAGAGAGACAAAGGGCGGGGAGGAAAGTGCAAGGCAGAATTTGAAGCGGAAGGTttgatgggtggtggtggtgatgcctTCATGTTTCCTTTCTGGTATTCCCTGGGGGTGGGCAGCATTTTAATAGACTGCTGCCAACTTCAAAAGTCAATTTCACTGAAGATAAAGCCATGAATGGCTACTAGCCTTTATGACTGTGTACTAccctccagtatcagaggtgatattttgggaatcacaagtgagaagaATCCTGTTGGACTCAGATCCTGCCTGCATGTTTCATATAGGCATCTGAATTGCCACCGTGCTGGATTAGAAGGGCCTTTGGCATCATCTCACAGGACAATATGTTCCTAATCATTAGACAGGATGAAGCTCCTGCCTGAGTCTGCTCTGTCAATTGCgcctcctatcatccctggccattggccatcctgACTGGTGCTGGTGGCAGAATGAGTCCAACAACAaccagagggccaaaggttcttcatTCTTCCTCTCTTTATAATTTCTGTTTAATATATCTGGTGTCAAATTTTAGCTTTCAggaacaaataccgtatttttcgctctataacacgcacctgaccataacacgcacatcgtttttagaggaggaaaacaagggaaaaaacattctgaatgaaacagtggatgtatcatttttgtgcttcatgctgtggccacagacatgtgatctgatggtgaatttggggtgacccaatgcaaaaatcctgagaatccctgtggatccatgctttgtaaccacgtttttgcaccattgcagccccaggcaacagtgggtgcatgatttggggggggcaggctgtagccatggacatgctatgtgatctgatggtgaatttggggtgacgcaatgcaaagatcctgaggatccatgtggatccatgctttgtaaccacgtttttgcaccattgcagccccaggcaacagtgggtacgtgatttttggggggcaggctgtagccatggacatgctatgtgatctgatggtgaatttgggctgacccaatgcaaagatcctgaggatccatgtggatccatgctttgtaaccacattttaagtggggagggaaggaaaaacacagaagggacaaggagcacgagaggggtgtgcagagaagcagctggctaagaatgcaggagagggatataACGGGAGggtggaaaggaaggcaaaagttttccccccacctacccacccaagccagccagctctctctctctctctctcccacctgcatgttttcagcagcaccggagcacagagagaaaggaatgacactctgctttcccctctgcttgcctggaggggaggggctttccctgctctttgttctgtttgagcaaacacagcaaggaaacagaggagggtgggcagtaagacactgaggcagaatgcaggaaagcagccgcttcctcttttcaggtttcccttctccgagaagcgcaatttgatttttgcctgattttttttgcctccactcgcgccagtcggctccagggaccacacattcgctcaataacacgcacagacatttccccttcctttttaggagaaaaaatctgcgtgttatagagggaaaaatacggtacatttttgaaagttagACAGTACTTTCCAATGCAGCTGCATGTAAAgagcaaagtggggagggggaaagcgggGTGGGGAGTCCAACCTGTCATTCTCCTCTGCCTCAAGTCGAAAGTCCATCTTCTCTGTGAAAGTCTGGCCTTGCATGCTGTACTGGAGCACAACAGAACCCTCTGGGAGGTCAGAGGTCTGCAGGAAAGAAATAAAAGCATCAGGTGAAGTAGTGCTTGACAATGGTCGGTACTCTGGGTGGTGTAAAAGGGCCATTAGCTCACAGGGACAAAGCCTAAAGAGAGACTGGCACTTTCCCTTCTTATTTTGGCAGACTTTAGAGAAACGAGCATGAATGTTCACGTGCAGGGCCAGCCCTGCCGTTTGGCAAACTGATGCAGTTACCTTAGAAGACAGATGCATTGGGGCAGCAATTTCTAGTTAATTTTAGGTTTAGTACAGACCACACATGGCCTTCCCCATAATGAAGAGTCCCTCATCCCCATCCACTCTCAACCCATTTCCCTACGTTATCCCTGGATAAGTTTAGTTTCCACAACATTATCATATCATTTTCCTCCACCACCTTTGCCCCCAACTCTGGTGCACCTCATCACACATCACACATCTCATTGATTTTGCCCACCAACTACCGGTATGTATTCCACCATTATATTGGGCCAACTTGCCTGTTGCTGCCCGCAGATCTGAGCATACATGAGGCAGCATTCCCCTGCAAAGATGGCCTGAGTGCTTGACCCCAGAAGCACAGCCTCGAGGCCAGGAGGCAAATGCCACTCTAGTTTAATGTGTTTCACTTCCGGCTGCAGAGAACACTTCAGAGATCGCAGTGCCTGTGAAACACAAATGATCTCACAATCAAGGGGGACAAGAGATCAAACATAGCTTGGGGAGAAAACTTAtagcaagatctgttgggatgGGCAGGGATAGGATCTGGTGGATATCTGGCTGAGCtatgtatgaagaagaagaagaagagtttggatttgatatcccgcctttcactccccttcaggagtctcaaagcggctaacaatctcctttcccttcctcccccacaacaaacactctgtgaggtgagtggggctgagagacttcaaagaagtgtgactggcccaaggtcacccagcagctgcatgtggaagagcggagacacgaacccggttacccagattacgtgactaccactcttaaccactacaccacactggctctctagagaTTCCTGACACAGCTGTACCACACCAGCTTAACTCCCTCATCCTTGGCTCAGCCAAGAAATACACACATATCTCCCTCTCCTGGTTTGGGTGGGACCCAATTGGCTGAGCAGATCTTATGTGTGAGCCCTGAAAAGGGGTTTTTGGCGCTGAGACCATAGAGGGCTGTATCCCAGGCCTGCTCAGCTCAGTAATGAGACATGGCAACCGGGTGTAACTTAAGCTGGCAAAAAGGGTGGTGTAACtcaaacaccattttaaaaacttgtttcCACCCTGCCAGGTAGAAGTCCAAAAACTACTGGAGAGCCACAAGGTCTTAATCCCTGGTCTATTctgattggcagtagctctccagaagCTAAGACAGAAGTCTTTCCTAGACTTACCTAGAGATGGAAGATTGAACCTGAGGCATTCTGCATGCCCTCAACCACTGAGCTCTGGCTCTTCACCCAAGTGTTGGATGGGGTCTATCAGATCATGGTGATGAAGACAAAACACCAGGACACTCACCTTGGCCTGCATTTGCTCCTTGCTCCTGATGAATTCAGCTCTGCCACCACTTGCTTCAGCAATGCCACCTATGAAGTATGAGGAAGTCCCTTCACCAATCCCAAAGGAGAAGCATCTGTATGACAGTGGGGGAAAGGTCAATGCTCTACTCTATCCCATTGTGCATGTTTCAAGAAGTATCCACCATCAAGGCTTGCTAACCATAGTATCGTGACACTCCTGGTGGGTAAAATTGAGTGTTTCTCAAGTAAGCACCACTGGGACCTGAAAAGGCTGGCACGATCCATCCCATACTTTCCTGCTTCCTCAAGTTTCCAGCCATGCTCAACCAGACTCTTCCTCCAACCCCATTTCACAGGGCTAGTTTCCTTAAAATTAAATGCCAGTCACCCTACCACAATCTCATACCCTGTTCTCACCTGTGGGACTTACTGTGACTCTGAACTTCAGCAATGACCTCATCTATGTTAGATACCTCTCCATCTGTGAATACAAAGACCTGGAGAAAGATAGGGGTGTATAAAGTTAACTTGGAAGTCTGTGCACgcatgtgcatacacacacacacacacacacacacacacacttcttctaTCCCTTGGGGAGGAACAAAGTTGTATTTATGTTTTGAATCCCTGGTTCAGACTTGCTTGCAGTTCACAGCAACTAGGATCAATTTTCCAGCCCACTGGAGACATTCCAAATCCCTCTTGAGGTCATAACTTGGCTCTCTAAAATACAGTAgtatattatttaatttatttcattaaCTGTATATACCACCTGAttgtaattcttttttaaatcaaACAAAGGAAATCATTTGTTTTAAGTGAATAGCCAGGGTGTTGTCATTTGAGCAGATATAATTTGGGGGATGGGGGTTACATCTCCTACCTGTCAAACAGGGATGAAACTAGCTGAGACTACTTTTTTTGCCCTTGTTGTATTGGTTGAGATTATACCATGAAGAGAGGAGATAAATTAAAGGCAATGGGTATGTAGCCGCATGGAACTGCAATTAATTTATTTCACATACATGAAGGTGTGATGAATTTACCTGACGGGCATATCCTTCCCTACACGGCTGGCTGTAAATGGCCTTCAGTGGTTGCAGAATCTCTGTGCCACCCAAATTAGCCTGCAGGTCCAACACCCCCCGCAGAGACTCCAACATGGTCTGTTGTGTGTACTTTACACTCTTCCTGCAGAGGTCATCAGAGAGTAAAAGTAATGCAAAGGACTGCTCTCCTGTACTGTATTCCCACTTCCACACACACATTAATCCCAGAGCTGCATACTTTATTTAACAAAGCCCAATATCagtataataattaaaaagtgtgCTAAAAAACACAAATTGGTGGGTGCTTGGCTCCCCAGAACCTAATGAAATCAAAAGCCAACCCACTTAGTTTTGCCCGTTTCTCTATTAAATAGATGCTGGCAACaggtattttaattaattgtccACTTTTAAACCACTGGATCAAATTTGCTTAATTAGTATACTATGAACAATCAAAGAAGGTGCCTTAAAGGACAATTCTGAATAAATAGAACTGGGTGGCCTGAAGGCTGCATGCTGCCCTCAAGGCATTTTTTAGTGGTCGTCGGGAACATTTGATCTCCCCCACCAGCCCTTATGCTACTTTCCCCAAGCCCTGCaagtgaggtgctgggctttggaaaAGAGACATGAGggctctttcccagctttggaaaggaggtggaGGCCCCTCTAGGACCCTTTGTtcagcccccccctccccaatgaaaTTGCTAAAAGCAGAGAGCAATGAGATAAACCCTACACCTTGTGGGTAGTAGTCAACTTTCTCAGAGTACACCTACTGAAATTAACGACCATGACTAAGTtagggtccattaatttcaatgggtctactctacacCCCCATGTATATTTTAGAGATTTTGATGTTTTAGAATCTTCGGTtccttgatcttagccaaaaggccgagaagcggcattgtcggccagagggtgttaaagaaggattgtacattttttatgtatgcaacaacagcagcaagaatacttatagcaaaacactggaaatctcaagacttgcccacgctggaagaatggcagatgcaactgatagactatatggaattagcagaaatgactggcagaattcgcgacctgggagaagaagcagtggaagaggattggaagaaatttaaggactatctacaaaaacattgtaaactgtatgaatgttaagacgTTGCAAGAGTAAGAacaaatgtggcatcagtaagttagttgaTAGAGTTTGAGTATAGATGAAATCTGAGAAAAAGTTAATcttttggttaatattatgcctgtttagggacgcgggtggcgctgtgggtaaaagcctcagcgcctagggcttgccgatcgaaaggtcggcggttcgaatccccgtggcggggtgcgctcccgttgctcggtcccagcgcctgccaacctagcagttcgaaagcacccccgggtgcaagtagataaatagggaccgcttactggcgggaaggtaaacggcgtttccgtgtgcggctctggctcgccagatgcagctttgtcacgctggccacgtgacccggaagtgtcttcggacagcgctggcccccggcctcttgagtgagatgggcgcacaaccctagagtctgtcaagactggcccgtacgggcaggggtacctttatgccTATTTAAGTATTcaagattttggaaaataaacttaaatttggagacataatatggggaaaatataaataagaaattgaaacaaggttataatttgctgtcTAGAACATTATGAATTTGGAAAACAGGAGCgaaagacgtgaggaagtccaaaagcgaGGAAAGTAAGAATTTGACTCTGAGGttatattttgtcttttttctttttgtatgttttgtattggtttttttttCTGTGTTAGTTTATTGTATGTTtaaactttgaataaaaatttaaaaaaaaatagaatcttCGGTTCCTTATACTGCAAACTACATTgaaatattttatatacagtaagCAGTATATTGGTTGACTAAATTGTTTTAACCAATTTTAATATTGTATGTTTGCatggttgtaaaccaccctgggatcttatgatgaagggcaaaTAAGAAATCAAATTAATAGTAGGAAGaggagtaaaaaaaataaaggaacaaaCATTGATAAACTGGAGGCTGTGTTGAAGGCAGCCTTCTTTAACCTGGGTCCCATACATTGCTGGACTAccactccaatcatccctggccattgagagttgtaacccaacaacatctgggaacccaaggttgaagaacaccaaTTAAGGGAAGCAAAGCTGCAGAAAGCAAGAGATGGAGAAGGGAGGACAAGTGGATGGCATTATGTTGTACTATTGTTGTTCTATGATGCATAGTATCTTTTTATGCTGTTGGTCATCCTGGGCTTCCTTTGGGAAGATGAGCAGAGTGAAAattcaacaaaataaataaataataataattggtcaCTTACCGGTAGAATGAGTAATAGGAGGATCCAAATGCATAGACGTTGAAGTAACATCCCAGAGGAAGACTCTTCAATAGGAAAATCAGGGTCTCCTAAGGCAAAAGGTATTGTCACCCTGGGTTACCTAGCTGTCGCAAGCTAGACCGTTGACACTGTCTCAGCAATAAAGCCCTCAGTCCTAACCTAGACCCAtacacttccatgcatcactctCTGCCCATCTGATCTCACCTTGCCTATAGGACTGAATTCTATTCTACCCATGATCGTCAGGTCTCTAAATAGTCCTTATCGGCCTGTCTGGAATTATATTAAACTGGCTGCCACTCTAATTCTTGAAGCAAGAGGTACACAAAACATCCATCATAATCAAGCAGGAAGAAAGGAATACCCCATCCCATGTATTTTCCATAAATGAGTAATGGAAAATTTCAGCTTGAAACTGGAAGTTCAGTCTGCATGCAATCTAGTCCTCTGTGGCTGTGATTTTAACCACCTCCCTTTAATCTCCTCTCCTGTAAACCCAACATATCATCCTCCCTTGGCTATAGGTTCTTCCATCACATCCCTTTCATCTAGCCAGGTGGCACCTTGGCACTCTGAATGCGGGTTGTGGCTTCAGAGTTCCTTCTGATGCTGTAGCTCATGCTGCCAGAGCAATCCATCAAGAACAGGAATTCGCCTGTTGCATTCAGGCCTGGCTTTGGGGCAGGAGGACTGGGATACAGGGTAAGCAAAAGCACGTGATCTCCCATCAGTGAACCTGTATTATGAGACAGGGAAAAAGAGATTGGAGTCAGCAGACATTTCCACCCAAGGCTGTTCCCTAGTCATTGTACTGGACAAGCTGCATTTCATGTACCCAGCCCAAACTCTGCTTCCAAGACCTCCCTTTCCACCAGGATGGTGATACAATAAACGAACCAAAATGCAGTATATTTCAAAATCCATACTTCTCTCAAttatgcagtgcagttctccatttAAAAAAGTATACAGAATGCATACATTTGGATCAATGGTgcgtaaaaatgaatatttttttagtaaaaacagcacagaaaaatgtattatatgggtagaaatgcttgcaaaataaagtgtgcattaggaaaatgtacagtggtaccttgggatgcgaacgggatccgttctggagccccatttgcatcccgAACGGAACGCAAGATGCGTCAGCGCGTGCGCAGGTCGTGTTTTGCCTCTTCCgcacatgcatgtgacgtcattttgagcatctgcacatgcgcaagcggcgaaacccggaagtaacgcactccgttacttctgggttgccgcagagcgcaacttgaacgcgctcaacctgaagctcattcaactcgaggtatgactgtactaaaaAACTTGCTGTGAGTAAAAATAATTGTAAACTAATGCAGAAAAGTGGTGAACTGAACTTAgataggaaaacaagaaactgagagaaactgaaattgacagatttgctcatcctTAACTCTAGCCATTGCTCACCTGGATCTGCTCCTGGCTTCCCAGCCTCAAGCAGGAGACTGGGCTTACGAACCACCTCCTTGTAATATATCAGCAGCTCCACATCTCGATTAAGGCAGTATCCTTCAGTGAGGGAAATCTTTGGCAGGGGTACGATAAGCAAAAGCAAGGGTTAAAACCTGGGTATGACATCATGCTAGTTCCAAAAGActccagcagcagtagcagctcaGTTTTCCCTTTACAGGGAACCTATAAGGTTAAGCTGTATTCAGGCCTTCAGGAAGAAAAGCATGCTCTTCCTGAAAGCCCTTAATGCCAACTCTTCACTATGGGCTGACATAAACCCAGACCTACTCAGAGTCAACCCAGTGTCATTAATGAACCCtaattagtcatgttcattaatttctgtAGATCTATTCTGAGtagcattgaataccaccccaCCTCGGCATCCTTTACCTGGGCTGTAGTGTGGTCTTCTGTTGCATACTGCAGGGGTGTGAGGGTGCAATTTGACTTCACACGAGAGATTCCATATGGAGAATGCAGTGTAGCACTGAGGCTGAGCTTGTAGGGGAGCTCCCTCTCAGGCACTCGTGGTATGTCCTGTACGAAGCTGCTCTCTTCTGACCCTGCACAGGGACACAATCAATGCCATGAGAGAACGTGAGCAAAATGACCTTCTCATATGTATACACTAAGTTCTCAAAATTCATCGTACATTCAGGATTTTAACCAATGGGGTTGTGAGCACCTTCCTTGATGCC
Protein-coding regions in this window:
- the LOC114582773 gene encoding von Willebrand factor A domain-containing protein 5A-like is translated as MDEDTWNERPPPPEMPSRRLGYPQKVPLQSISVAVAIKGFVADVVSELHYKNEEKIPLEVEFVFPLDADAAVYAFEGLMGETKIEAQIMEKEQAQALYEDRLAVLEASVFFVRDPKSRDIFKCMLGNLPPSGEATLKLCYVQALAPEPDGAVRFVLPVVLNPRYALQGSEESSFVQDIPRVPERELPYKLSLSATLHSPYGISRVKSNCTLTPLQYATEDHTTAQISLTEGYCLNRDVELLIYYKEVVRKPSLLLEAGKPGADPGSLMGDHVLLLTLYPSPPAPKPGLNATGEFLFLMDCSGSMSYSIRRNSEATTRIQSAKETLIFLLKSLPLGCYFNVYAFGSSYYSFYRKSVKYTQQTMLESLRGVLDLQANLGGTEILQPLKAIYSQPCREGYARQVFVFTDGEVSNIDEVIAEVQSHSKSHRCFSFGIGEGTSSYFIGGIAEASGGRAEFIRSKEQMQAKALRSLKCSLQPEVKHIKLEWHLPPGLEAVLLGSSTQAIFAGECCLMYAQICGQQQTSDLPEGSVVLQYSMQGQTFTEKMDFRLEAEENDRLPVHRLAAQAVLKELEETRSTAKQQLVLETSLSSGVLCAQTAYVVVNMERGEPLQAPVEFREIPYPNSSVWADILQSDKCCYEYKCEPSRCESILLRALEFSSKLYFSASTLFASSTRGWRSYSTTGEFLNAQNAVFDHASLPTNESLLLRLVSLQNADGSWSLDANLLSILGLGEAEILGKMPTQVVQTAWTTVLVVLWLHVHFAERSDIWQLLEAKAVGWLHESTGPKLAECVKAGNAFLGCDISAEVFGL